In the Wyeomyia smithii strain HCP4-BCI-WySm-NY-G18 chromosome 2, ASM2978416v1, whole genome shotgun sequence genome, one interval contains:
- the LOC129722391 gene encoding distal membrane-arm assembly complex protein 2 codes for MLNCHRNLIAVRTLVTAVRQLSGNQLDDPKLAHIKEQIEEDKKKLQWQVPFSERPDIFKSTFKLFEMPNRNSELLEVMQQPVDVSPAGIKKWWTNRRTKIDAFMQKFIPERHAMLGEDLATAHFVVHRGGSVRFRGEQRWVKMDDKEEYDLPKHYVPNMVLEEVKCDNMTLYYEGLENIRRLGCLKHLSFRGVANFDDWFLDRVSGSGFPSLEVLDLRGTAVTEKGLHCLYRLPSLKTLLLDDSERDIMWKLTVALLEEWNPKMEVKTE; via the exons ATGCTCAATTGCCACCGGAATTTGATTGCTGTACGAACGTTGGTTACGGCCGTAAGACAACTCAGCGGAAACCAGCTGGACGACCCAAAGCTAGCACATATCAAAGAGCAAATCGAGGAGGACAAGAAAAAACTCCAATGGCAAGTTCCGTTTAGCGAACGGCCTGATATATTCAAGAGCACGTTCAAGCTTTTTGAGATGCCCAATCGTAATTCGGAGCTGCTGGAAGTGATGCAGCAGCCAGTAGATGTATCTCCAGCTGGGATCAAGAAATGGTGGACTAACCGTCGAACGAAAATCGACGCGTTTATGCAGAAGTTTATTCCGGAAAGACACGCCATGCTGGGAGAGGATTTGGCTACCGCTCATTTCGTTGTTCATCGTGGGGGATCTGTCAG ATTTAGAGGTGAGCAGCGATGGGTCAAAATGGATGATAAGGAGGAGTACGATCTACCGAAACATTACGTCCCGAACATGGTGCTCGAAGAGGTCAAGTGCGACAACATGACCCTCTATTACGAAGGTTTGGAAAACATTCGCCGATTGGGCTGCTTAAAGCACCTCTCATTTCGTGGAGTAGCCAATTTCGACGACTGGTTCTTGGATCGCGTTTCGGGTTCGGGATTTCCGTCACTGGAAGTGCTTGATCTGCGGGGAACGGCCGTCACCGAAAAGGGTCTACACTGCCTGTATCGGTTACCAAGTCTGAAGACGCTTCTGCTTGATGATTCCGAGCGAGACATTATGTGGAAGCTGACGGTGGCCCTCCTGGAGGAATGGAACCCAAAAATGGAAGTGAAAACCGAATAA
- the LOC129722390 gene encoding uncharacterized protein LOC129722390: MAERIDTGRHSLPEVIKRPGTTGSMQGYLYETKLFMSVLHHAIMAKVEPFHMASNVDKIGAFDDLVFLDDTKRGLFLQAKHSSSKDKRINDHALLREKGDFSLSKYVVSYQQIRNEFKNMEITCVLYTNSAEDLDGDRKQNVVKFSNDGYNLRERPVNVEDLLPTKPGGKKFQLAEAFYLYHTAESVAEQRIRCLAAKLIGLATSDNALSDNDIKRYRNILAEEVISVKTKKIKPDFFKKQKKLWRVLRESMQRKALFDIPPKLNQKEKIVLLESIAKKPTVENISKLILVEVEYNTDDERLEITNDISKWPNVSEERVQKIKSRFTTSHIPKGVIDCALDMAGRKRLESLSFKHFSATSEHDPGVSQEQHERLAINFIKAIQYAKNDKIPISQLLNGVHLDNINVIIGSLLSLDPKSQVYKLNPNSGKWKTLRERLPTRQAKIRFINNVSGFPLIIEEDKQIAKEFLEKFWFYVGQPKQNELENKLIRELHEEYSTSNKFEASNIMRNVHSEIQRWWLTPSTENDPCKGWLSNECKYFEEAKTKVNKAPTTAILDGLSRRDMVNSNMFVFSAEALRNLGLEGFSNGVRNIVTDQIPLTGLKLFQIFGKDSDYTFVKWNDVIAMKCMDKLLEELEDVKLSPIIVIDNVKDFCLNCSLFKKCILVSQKAVFSGSIVYDKLDGLSDLTGDSQRQVLAREKVFFQDVRVSLKSLILTPDLRKAIDSTTLSILLAKKEIKLGKTPAEDVQDYYVRRVLLRQTIVANFTSYPYFFLAKSSDFKSNELAIKSDIVTIDETDQVFRTLVKKFNDRNIHWLKNVGGYLLWQKSHGSMKKLRSVSVQVAEFHPETDRLDSVTLIAAEPGMGKSTLFSYLAKTIKQKTPTSWVANICLHDHSTVFQEWLNSGTAVTKETIKQFLFNTVRIHKHEKELKLTGPARLEKELFDHLYKERKIIIFLDGYDEISPNYEQQAFQLLDTLKSHNMSGVWISTRPNHQYKLEEQLGTFALKLKPFTEKDQKQFLQKFFKTNSTTCALKANQLDALCEEILSQFSRTIDDQRAEFVRIPLQLKMVAKVLTKWKDESSGTKNRAMNLIDLYDEFFRIKVVEVLNLEKEGLKDPNNSRASVNMMNQFETLLNVAKRNHQILAAFSLLDEQIREEFLSPQELLEGNSLLREIADSKEKTGIVYRIEYRQPFFVHQTFAEYFLVICLWEKLNAPEENASISSIVDKFMRNDKVQICHFLQQKAIKEITQTKVLLRICRIIICRSVLHPKRNAMKILIGIVDSFISSINLTECDKLLSSIFQDLRPDERELLFCVAVKMDYINLVEYFEHTIEGWNVNATYRDRNFTNYGDNELTALHIASREGFVQLVKHFAEKGAHIDAISSRGKSALIFASQYGRSETVRWLLKHTKFINIATSDKWTALHFAARNGDIEIITQLVKAGVNVDAVAPNNGTALMVAIDSGHIAAAEYLLTVTKNITAAETGDGYTALHYAANKGQTKIVQQLVDLGVDVDSATSSEYDDGETALHCAASGGHLGVLSQLIALGANPDITTESGETALMLSLTNGYPLAAKYLMTETLNLAAVDSSGNTALHLAASSGYLELVKQLITKGAMVDQRIARTKTAFKPPSYENLLKENLNIDAVDDEGQTALHLAAESGHTAIIKLLVAAKANVDASNASKRTALMLSSYEGHPDAVEYLITKTINVDAVDSYGQTALHLAASCGHFVVHDWCYNEEEYLAVAGSKKPAYSAVVKLLLTKNPNLEAADFDGLTALHLAVKSDHLQIVTQLIAAGARINARGGFEQTALHLAVKTGRVAILQRLLEAGADTNVTTDGYTALMLAIYWEKTEAANWLLTKTTNINAVGSDGKTTLYLAAEKGFIDIMQKLLKAGADVNANSCEGYTALMIALYFGHIDAAEWLLSKTATVNAVNSVGKTALYYAVKIGHIGIIQRLLEAGADVDTTLGEGFTVLMIAISLKHTEVATYLLSKTRNINAACGDGNTALHYAAKKGQIQIIQQLIQRGAKVDATNKDGDTALMVAIKLGHTDTAEYLRTCDQRSQRSSFNWILPSFFKSKR, translated from the coding sequence ATGGCTGAACGAATCGACACTGGTAGACATAGCCTGCCGGAAGTGATAAAGCGACCAGGAACAACAGGATCAATGCAGGGATACCTCTACGAGACTAAATTATTCATGTCTGTTTTGCACCACGCCATAATGGCCAAAGTGGAACCATTCCACATGGCGTCAAATGTTGATAAAATAGGTGCATTTGACGATTTGGTTTTTCTAGATGATACAAAACGGGGCTTGTTTTTGCAAGCTAAGCATAGTAGCAGCAAGGACAAAAGGATTAACGATCACGCCTTACTAAGAGAAAAAGGTGATTTCAGCCTATCTAAATATGTTGTGAGTTATCAACAGATCAGAAATGAATTCAAGAACATGGAAATCACTTGTGTGTTATACACCAACAGTGCTGAGGATTTAGACGGTGATAGaaaacaaaatgttgtgaaattTTCGAATGACGGCTATAATTTAAGAGAGAGGCCAGTGAATGTGGAAGATCTGCTTCCTACTAAACCTGGAGGAAAAAAATTCCAACTGGCAGAAGCATTCTATTTGTACCATACAGCGGAAAGTGTTGCTGAACAGCGAATTCGTTGTCTGGCTGCTAAATTAATCGGTTTAGCTACGAGTGATAACGCATTGTCAGATAACGATATTAAGAGATATCGAAACATATTGGCCGAAGAGGTAAtcagtgtgaaaacaaaaaagattaaacctgatttttttaaaaagcaaaaaaaattgtggaGAGTATTGAGGGAATCTATGCAGAGAAAAGCATTGTTCGATATTCCTCCGAAATTAAACCAGAAGGAGAAAATTGTTCTACTTGAAAGTATAGCCAAAAAACCGACAGTTGAAAATATTAGTAAGTTGATATTAGTGGAGGTAGAATATAATACAGATGACGAGCGATTGGAGATAACGAATGACATTTCAAAATGGCCAAACGTGTCAGAAGAAAgagtgcaaaaaataaaaagtcgGTTTACAACGTCGCATATCCCGAAAGGAGTAATTGATTGTGCCTTAGATATGGCCGGAAGAAAACGGTTGGAATCTCTttcattcaaacatttttctgcTACCAGCGAGCATGATCCTGGCGTTAGCCAAGAACAACACGAAAGACttgcaataaatttcataaaggcAATCCAGTATGCCAAGAATGACAAGATACCAATAAGTCAACTGTTGAATGGCGTTCACTTGGATAACATCAATGTGATCATAGGCAGTTTGCTTAGCTTGGACCCGAAAAGTCAGGTCTATAAACTTAATCCCAACTCAGGAAAGTGGAAAACGCTCCGAGAACGATTGCCTACAAGGCAAGCAAAAATTCGGTTCATAAATAATGTGTCCGGTTTTCCACTCATTATCGAAGAAGATAAGCAGATTGCCAAGGAATTCCTCGAAAAGTTTTGGTTCTACGTTGGACAACCAAAACAGAATGAATTGGAGAATAAATTGATACGTGAATTGCATGAAGAGTATTCAACAAGTAACAAGTTTGAAGCCAGTAACATTATGCGCAATGTTCACAGTGAAATTCAACGCTGGTGGCTGACTCCATCAACCGAGAACGATCCCTGCAAGGGATGGCTTTCTAACGAATGTAAATATTTCgaggaagcaaaaacaaaagttAACAAAGCACCGACGACAGCCATTCTGGACGGGCTTTCCAGAAGGGATATGGTAAATTCAAATATGTTCGTGTTTTCAGCCGAAGCTTTGAGGAACTTAGGATTGGAGGGTTTTTCTAATGGTGTTCGAAACATTGTGACTGATCAGATTCCACTTACTGgattaaaattatttcaaatttttggaAAAGATAGTGATTACACTTTTGTGAAGTGGAATGATGTTATAGCGATGAAATGCATGGATAAGCTTCTAGAGGAACTTGAAGACGTCAAATTATCACCGATAATCGTAATTGATAATGTTAAGGATTTCTGCCTGAATTGTTCTTTATTTAAAAAGTGCATTTTAGTTAGTCAGAAAGCTGTATTCAGTGGTTCTATAGTATATGATAAATTGGACGGTTTGAGCGACTTGACTGGCGACTCCCAACGGCAAGTTTTAGCCCgtgaaaaagtattttttcaggATGTGAGAGTTTCTCTCAAGAGTTTAATATTGACTCCAGATCTTAGGAAAGCTATTGATTCAACTACGCTTTCTATTTTACtggccaaaaaagaaataaaacttGGAAAAACACCAGCTGAAGATGTTCAGGATTATTACGTGAGGCGCGTTTTGCTGCGACAGACGATCGTCGCGAATTTTACCAGCTACCCGTATTTTTTCCTCGCTAAATCAAGTGATTTTAAAAGCAACGAGTTAGCGATCAAATCCGATATAGTGACAATAGACGAAACCGATCAAGTATTCCGAACTTTAGTTAAAAAATTCAATGATCGAAATATTCACTGGCTAAAGAACGTCGGAGGCTACTTGCTGTGGCAAAAGTCTCATGGCAGCATGAAGAAGCTTCGTAGCGTTAGTGTACAAGTAGCGGAGTTTCATCCTGAGACCGACAGGCTGGATTCGGTAACGCTGATAGCTGCAGAGCCGGGTATGGGGAAGTCTACGTTATTTTCCTACCTcgcaaaaacaataaaacaaaagacACCCACAAGTTGGGTGGCGAATATATGTTTGCATGATCATTCAACAGTTTTTCAAGAATGGTTAAATAGTGGCACCGCTGTCACGAAGGAAactataaaacaatttttgtttaataCCGTAAGGATACACAAACACGAGAAGGAGCTTAAATTGACCGGGCCGGCGCGTTTGGAGAAGGAATTATTCGATCATTTGTATAAGGAAAGGAAGATTATTATATTTCTTGACGGTTACGACGAAATCAGTCCTAACTATGAACAACAAGCGTTCCAACTGTTGGACACCTTGAAAAGCCACAACATGAGTGGCGTATGGATTTCAACTCGACCAAACCATCAGTACAAGTTAGAGGAACAACTAGGTACGTTTGCCTTAAAGCTGAAACCATTCACGGAAAAAGatcaaaagcaatttctacaaAAGTTTTTTAAAACTAACAGTACGACGTGTGCTTTGAAAGCTAATCAGTTAGATGCACTTTGCGAAGAAATTTTATCGCAGTTTTCTCGTACAATCGACGACCAGCGTGCGGAGTTTGTAAGAATTCCTTTGCAACTGAAAATGGTCGCCAAAGTTTTAACCAAATGGAAGGATGAAAGTTCAGGAACGAAAAACAGAGCAATGAATCTGATCGATTTATACGACGAGTTTTTCCGTATTAAAGTCGTGGAGGTTTTAAATTTGGAAAAAGAAGGCTTAAAGGATCCGAACAACTCGAGAGCGTCAGTAAACATGATGAATCAGTTTGAAACGCTACTGAATGTGGCGAAACGAAATCACCAGATATTAGCGGCATTCTCGCTTCTTGATGAACAGATACGTGAAGAATTTCTTTCTCCGCAGGAGCTTTTAGAGGGCAACAGTCTACTTAGGGAAATAGCTGATTCCAAGGAAAAGACCGGTATCGTTTACCGCATCGAGTACCGGCAGCCATTTTTCGTTCATCAAACTTTTGCTGAATACTTTCTTGTTATTTGCCTTTGGGAAAAGTTAAATGCGCCGGAGGAAAACGCGTCGATCAGCAGTATAGTGGATAAGTTTATGCGAAACGATAAGGTGCAAATTTGTCACTTTTTACAACAGAAAGCTATAAAAGAGATTACCCAAACGAAAGTGTTACTTCGTATTTGCAGAATTATAATTTGTCGCAGTGTTCTACATCCAAAGCGGAACGCAATGAAAATATTGATTGGAATAGTTGATTCGTTCATATCTTCGATTAACTTAACTGAATGTGATAAGTTATTAAGTTCAATATTTCAAGATCTAAGGCCTGATGAACGCGAGTTGCTGTTTTGTGTTGCTGTAAAAATGGACTACATAAATTTAGTGGAATATTTTGAGCACACTATCGAAGGTTGGAATGTGAATGCTACCTACAGGGATCGCAACTTCACGAACTATGGTGACAATGAACTGACAGCCCTACACATTGCATCCCGAGAAGGTTTCGTGCAATTGGTCAAGCATTTTGCTGAGAAAGGAGCGCATATTGACGCCATTTCAAGCAGGGGAAAATCGGCGCTAATTTTTGCATCTCAATATGGCCGATCTGAAACCGTGCGATGGTTGCTTAAGCATACAAAATTCATCAACATTGCTACATCAGATAAATGGACAGCATTGCACTTTGCTGCACGAAACGGCGATATAGAAATTATCACTCAACTGGTTAAGGCGGGAGTAAATGTTGATGCTGTTGCCCCAAACAATGGTACTGCTTTAATGGTTGCGATAGATTCAGGTCACATCGCTGCTGCAGAATACTTGCTGACGGTTACTAAAAATATTACTGCTGCTGAAACTGGAGATGGCTATACCGCGTTACATTATGCCGCGAATAAAGGCCAAACTAAAATCGTCCAACAGCTGGTTGATTTAGGAGTGGACGTAGATAGTGCCACCAGCTCTGAATATGACGACGGAGAAACAGCGTTACATTGTGCAGCATCAGGTGGCCACCTTGGAGTCCTAAGCCAGTTGATCGCACTCGGAGCGAATCCTGATATCACAACGGAATCCGGTGAAACTGCGCTGATGCTTTCGTTGACAAATGGATATCCACTTGCTGCGAAATATCTGATGACAGAAACTTTGAACCTTGCTGCTGTGGATTCCTCTGGAAATACAGCGTTACATTTGGCAGCAAGTAGTGGCTACCTTGAGCTGGTTAAGCAGTTGATCACTAAAGGAGCAATGGTTGATCAAAGGATCGCTAGAACTAAGACTGCGTTTAAGCCTCCTTCatatgaaaatttattgaaagaaaatttgaacatcgACGCTGTAGATGACGAGGGGCAGACAGCGTTGCATTTGGCTGCAGAAAGTGGCCACACTGCCATCATTAAACTGTTGGTCGCTGCAAAAGCAAACGTTGATGCTTCAAATGCGTCCAAAAGAACTGCGCTGATGCTTTCATCATACGAGGGCCACCCGGATGCTGTAGAATATCTGATCACGAAAACTATCAATGTTGATGCTGTGGACTCGTACGGACAGACCGCATTACATCTTGCAGCTAGTTGTGGCCACTTTGTAGTCCACGATTGGTGCTATAATGAAGAAGAGTATCTGGCCGTTGCTGGAAGTAAAAAACCTGCTTATTCTGCAGTAGTGAAACTTCTTTTAACAAAAAATCCAAACCTGGAGGCGGCAGACTTCGATGGGTTAACAGCTTTACATTTGGCAGTAAAAAGCGATCACCTCCAAATTGTTACACAGTTGATCGCAGCAGGAGCGAGAATCAATGCTAGAGGTGGATTTGAGCAAACAGCATTACATTTGGCTGTTAAGACAGGCCGCGTCGCGATCTTACAAAGGCTACTTGAAGCAGGAGCGGACACCAATGTTACTACAGATGGCTATACTGCCTTAATGCTTGCTATATATTGGGAGAAAACTGAAGCTGCTAACTGGTTGTTAACGAAAACCACGAATATCAACGCCGTCGGTTCCGATGGAAAGACGACATTATATTTGGCTGCCGAGAAAGGTTTCATCGATATTATGCAAAAGTTACTTAAAGCAGGGGCGGACGTCAATGCTAATAGTTGTGAAGGATATACTGCCCTAATGATTGCCTTATATTTTGGGCATATTGACGCTGCCGAATGGTTATTGTCGAAGACGGCGACTGTTAACGCCGTAAATTCCGTTGGCAAAACGGCATTATATTACGCTGTAAAAATAGGCCACATTGGGATCATACAAAGGTTGCTCGAGGCAGGCGCGGATGTTGACACTACACTCGGTGAAGGCTTTACTGTTTTGATGATTGCTATATCTCTAAAGCATACTGAAGTTGCCACATATTTGCTGTCGAAGACCAGGAATATTAACGCCGCTTGTGGTGATGGAAATACGGCATTACATTATGCTGCGAAGAAGGGTCAAATTCAAATCATACAACAGTTAATTCAAAGAGGTGCGAAAGTTGATGCCACCAATAAAGACGGTGACACTGCGTTGATGGTTGCTATAAAGTTGGGCCATACTGACACTGCAGAATATCTGCGTACATGTGACCAGAGAAGCCAACGGTCCAGTTTCAACTGGATTCTTCCATCCTTTTTTAAATCTAAAAGGTAA